The following proteins are co-located in the Pseudomonas cavernae genome:
- a CDS encoding sulfurtransferase TusA family protein produces MTDAVERAEPCDAELDASGLNCPLPLLKAKLELNRLPSGAVLKVTATDAGSQRDFRAFAHLAGHALLREECEGGVYRYWLRKA; encoded by the coding sequence ATGACCGACGCTGTAGAGCGGGCCGAACCCTGCGACGCTGAGCTGGATGCCAGCGGCTTGAACTGCCCGCTGCCATTGCTCAAGGCCAAGCTCGAGCTGAATCGCCTGCCCAGTGGCGCCGTGCTCAAGGTGACGGCGACCGATGCCGGTTCGCAACGCGATTTCCGCGCCTTCGCCCATCTGGCCGGCCATGCCTTGCTGCGCGAGGAGTGCGAGGGCGGTGTGTATCGTTATTGGTTGCGCAAGGCCTGA
- a CDS encoding AI-2E family transporter: protein MFKVLRDWVQRYFSDEEAVVLAVLLVLGFTAILTLGGMLAPVLAGLVLAFLMQGLVRQLESLRVPRLLAVWLVFALFIGLLALFLLVLMPLLWQQVITLFNELPGMLGKWQSLLLVLPERYPHMVTDEQVLEAIAVTRGELGKFGQLLLTSSLASLPLLVNAMIYLVLVPILVFFFLKDHQLIGRWFRGYLPRERALMTHVAQEMNQQIANYIRGKVIEIVICGGVTYAAFAALGLNYAALLALLVGLSVVVPYVGAVVVTVPVALIALFQWGWGDQFITLMVVYAVIQALDGNVLVPLLFSEAVNLHPVAIICAVLLFGGLWGFWGIFFAIPLATLFKAVLDAWPRQPPALVGE from the coding sequence ATGTTCAAGGTGTTACGCGATTGGGTGCAGCGCTATTTCTCCGACGAGGAGGCGGTGGTGCTCGCGGTGCTGCTGGTGCTCGGCTTCACCGCGATTCTGACGCTCGGCGGCATGCTGGCGCCGGTCCTGGCTGGCTTGGTGCTGGCTTTCCTGATGCAGGGCTTGGTGCGCCAGCTCGAGAGCCTGCGTGTGCCGCGCCTACTGGCGGTGTGGCTGGTGTTCGCCCTGTTCATCGGCCTGTTGGCGTTGTTCCTGCTGGTCCTGATGCCACTGCTGTGGCAGCAGGTGATCACCTTGTTCAACGAGTTGCCGGGCATGCTCGGCAAGTGGCAGTCGCTGCTGCTGGTCTTGCCTGAGCGCTATCCGCACATGGTGACCGACGAGCAGGTGCTGGAAGCCATCGCGGTGACGCGCGGCGAGTTGGGCAAGTTCGGCCAGTTGTTGCTGACCTCTTCGCTCGCCAGCCTGCCGCTGCTGGTCAACGCCATGATCTATCTGGTGCTGGTGCCGATCCTGGTGTTCTTCTTCCTCAAGGATCATCAATTGATCGGTCGTTGGTTTCGTGGCTACCTGCCGCGTGAGCGGGCGCTGATGACCCATGTGGCGCAGGAGATGAACCAGCAGATCGCCAATTACATTCGCGGCAAGGTGATCGAGATCGTCATCTGTGGCGGGGTGACTTACGCGGCCTTTGCCGCGCTAGGGCTGAACTATGCGGCGCTGCTGGCCTTGCTGGTCGGTCTGTCGGTGGTGGTGCCCTACGTCGGCGCGGTGGTGGTGACCGTGCCGGTGGCGCTGATCGCGCTGTTCCAGTGGGGCTGGGGCGACCAGTTCATCACCTTGATGGTGGTCTATGCGGTGATTCAGGCGCTGGATGGCAACGTGCTGGTGCCGCTGTTGTTTTCCGAGGCAGTGAACCTGCACCCGGTGGCGATCATCTGCGCGGTGCTGCTGTTCGGTGGGTTGTGGGGCTTCTGGGGGATCTTCTTCGCCATTCCGCTGGCGACCCTGTTCAAGGCCGTGCTGGATGCCTGGCCACGCCAGCCGCCGGCGCTGGTGGGCGAATAA
- a CDS encoding peroxiredoxin → MAVSLDHAVADFHAQATSGHQVSLTALKGQQVVIYFYPKDSTPGCTTEGQGFRDRHAEFQAVNTQIFGVSRDSLKSHENFKCKQAFPFELISDKDEALCQLFDVIKLKKLYGKEYLGIDRSTFLIDQSGVLRREWRGVKVPGHVDAVLAAAQALQQA, encoded by the coding sequence ATGGCCGTTAGCCTCGACCACGCCGTCGCCGACTTTCACGCCCAGGCCACCAGCGGTCATCAGGTCTCCCTGACCGCGCTCAAGGGCCAGCAGGTGGTGATCTATTTCTACCCGAAGGACAGCACCCCGGGCTGCACCACCGAAGGCCAGGGCTTTCGCGATCGCCATGCCGAGTTCCAGGCGGTCAACACGCAGATTTTCGGCGTCTCCCGCGACAGCCTGAAGTCCCACGAGAACTTCAAGTGCAAGCAGGCGTTTCCCTTCGAGCTGATCAGCGACAAGGATGAAGCGCTGTGCCAGCTATTCGACGTGATCAAGCTGAAGAAGCTCTATGGCAAGGAATATCTGGGCATCGACCGCAGCACCTTCCTGATCGACCAGAGCGGCGTGCTGCGCCGGGAATGGCGCGGGGTGAAAGTCCCAGGGCATGTCGACGCCGTGCTCGCCGCCGCCCAAGCGCTACAGCAAGCCTGA
- a CDS encoding glycine cleavage system protein R — translation MSTPSVREQFLVISALGTTPMELTNVLCRASHENRCAVISTRLTRHGELCALVLQVSGNWDALARLEAGLPALAKKHAFSVNVVRSSAAEHRPHALPYVAYVSAAYRPDILNELCQFFIDHNVELENLTCDTYQAPHTGGTMLNATLTVTLPAGTQISWLRDQFLDFADALNLDALIEPWRPQTPA, via the coding sequence ATGTCCACCCCCTCCGTTCGCGAACAATTCCTTGTCATCAGCGCCCTCGGCACCACCCCCATGGAGCTGACCAATGTGCTGTGCCGCGCCAGCCATGAGAACCGCTGCGCAGTCATCAGCACCCGCCTGACTCGGCATGGAGAGCTCTGCGCATTGGTCCTGCAGGTGTCGGGCAATTGGGACGCGCTGGCCCGCCTGGAAGCCGGACTGCCGGCCCTGGCCAAGAAGCACGCGTTCAGCGTCAATGTGGTACGCAGTTCCGCCGCCGAACATCGCCCGCATGCCCTGCCCTATGTGGCCTATGTCAGCGCGGCATATCGTCCGGACATTCTCAACGAGCTGTGCCAGTTCTTCATTGACCACAACGTCGAGCTGGAGAACCTGACCTGCGACACCTATCAAGCCCCGCACACCGGCGGCACCATGCTCAATGCCACCCTCACCGTGACCCTGCCAGCCGGCACCCAGATCAGCTGGCTGCGCGACCAGTTCCTCGACTTCGCCGATGCCCTGAACCTGGATGCGCTGATCGAACCCTGGCGCCCGCAAACCCCAGCCTGA
- the dapA gene encoding 4-hydroxy-tetrahydrodipicolinate synthase has product MIAGSMVALVTPMDAQGRLDWDALSKLVDFHLQEGTNAIVAVGTTGESATLDVGEHIDVIRRVVDQVAGRIPVIAGTGANSTREAVELTENAKKAGADACLLVTPYYNKPTQEGLYQHFRHIAESVAIPQILYNVPGRTACDMLPETVERLSKVANIIGIKEATGDLQRGQEILDRVSQDFLVYSGDDPTAVELILMGGKGNISVTANVAPRAMSELCAAAMAGDAATARAINERLMPLHKNLFIESNPIPVKWALHEMGLMQEGIRLPLTWLSPRCHELLRQALRQSGVLA; this is encoded by the coding sequence ATGATTGCGGGCAGTATGGTGGCGCTGGTCACGCCTATGGATGCACAGGGACGTCTCGATTGGGATGCGCTGAGCAAGCTGGTGGATTTCCACCTGCAAGAAGGCACCAATGCCATCGTCGCGGTCGGCACCACCGGTGAGTCGGCCACGCTGGACGTCGGCGAACACATCGATGTGATCCGCCGGGTAGTCGATCAGGTCGCCGGGCGCATACCGGTCATCGCCGGTACCGGCGCCAACTCCACCCGTGAAGCGGTGGAGCTGACCGAGAACGCCAAGAAGGCCGGCGCGGATGCCTGTCTGCTGGTGACCCCGTACTACAACAAGCCGACCCAGGAAGGCCTGTACCAGCACTTCCGCCATATCGCCGAAAGCGTGGCGATCCCGCAGATTCTCTACAACGTGCCGGGCCGCACCGCCTGCGACATGTTGCCGGAGACTGTCGAACGCCTGTCGAAAGTGGCGAACATCATCGGTATCAAGGAAGCCACCGGCGACCTGCAGCGCGGCCAGGAAATCCTCGATCGGGTGAGCCAGGACTTCCTCGTCTACTCCGGTGACGACCCGACCGCCGTCGAGCTGATCCTGATGGGCGGCAAGGGCAATATCTCGGTCACCGCCAACGTCGCACCGCGCGCCATGAGCGAGCTGTGCGCCGCCGCCATGGCCGGCGATGCGGCCACCGCACGGGCGATCAACGAGCGCCTGATGCCGCTGCACAAGAATTTGTTTATCGAGTCCAACCCGATTCCGGTGAAGTGGGCGCTGCATGAAATGGGGCTGATGCAAGAAGGCATCCGCTTGCCTCTGACCTGGCTCAGCCCGCGTTGTCACGAACTGCTGCGTCAGGCTCTGCGCCAGTCCGGCGTATTGGCTTAA
- the bamC gene encoding outer membrane protein assembly factor BamC, with translation MKRLAGLSALALIISSTSGCGWLWGDEGYFRDRGSDYLNDRQTAPMQVPPDISNAKRLDPLLPVPRNVADSTAQGEYEVPRPQALAVQADSREFSLQKSGDSRWVVAQRAPAEVWPVARQFFEDNGFQVVDERPQTGEFSTAWQRFDQLSASMARRLSSRVSGVAPDSETRVRVRIEPGVQRNTSEIFVVSAERPAGSSDEIEFPSKAGNASLDAALLDEMLASMARSAEQGGSVSLLAARDFDAPDRVTLSEDGSGNPVLTLGTDFDRAWSSVGRSLDTGNVRIDDLNRSLGVYYINLAEGAKKEDEKPGFWTRMWGSSPSDEEIEERAERYQVRLTSVGDSVQVTVEKDLNTVAPADVARRVLSLIQEHLG, from the coding sequence ATGAAGCGACTGGCCGGACTCTCCGCACTTGCCTTGATCATCTCCAGTACCAGCGGTTGCGGCTGGCTCTGGGGTGATGAGGGTTACTTCCGCGATCGTGGTAGTGACTACCTCAACGATCGGCAAACCGCGCCTATGCAGGTTCCGCCGGATATCAGCAACGCCAAGCGCCTCGATCCGCTGCTGCCGGTACCGCGCAACGTGGCCGATTCGACCGCCCAAGGCGAGTACGAAGTACCGCGTCCACAGGCGCTGGCAGTGCAGGCCGACTCGCGTGAGTTCAGCTTGCAGAAGAGCGGCGATTCGCGCTGGGTAGTGGCCCAGCGCGCACCGGCGGAAGTCTGGCCGGTGGCCCGCCAGTTCTTCGAGGACAACGGTTTTCAGGTCGTCGATGAGCGCCCGCAGACCGGTGAGTTCAGCACCGCCTGGCAGCGCTTCGATCAGTTGTCCGCGTCCATGGCGCGTCGCCTGAGCAGCCGCGTCAGTGGCGTTGCGCCAGACAGCGAAACCCGCGTGCGCGTGCGCATCGAGCCGGGCGTGCAGCGCAATACCAGCGAGATTTTTGTGGTCAGCGCCGAGCGCCCGGCCGGCAGCTCGGACGAGATCGAGTTTCCGAGTAAGGCCGGCAACGCCAGCCTGGATGCGGCGCTGCTCGACGAAATGCTGGCGAGCATGGCGCGCAGTGCCGAGCAGGGCGGTTCCGTGTCCCTGCTCGCGGCCCGCGACTTCGATGCACCGGATCGCGTGACCCTGTCGGAAGACGGCAGCGGTAACCCGGTGCTGACCCTCGGCACCGATTTCGATCGGGCCTGGTCAAGCGTCGGCCGTTCTCTCGATACTGGCAACGTGCGCATCGACGACCTCAACCGTTCCCTCGGCGTGTACTACATCAACCTCGCCGAAGGTGCGAAGAAAGAAGACGAGAAGCCCGGCTTCTGGACGCGCATGTGGGGCAGTTCGCCCAGTGACGAAGAGATCGAAGAGCGTGCCGAGCGCTATCAGGTGCGCCTGACCAGCGTCGGCGACAGTGTGCAGGTGACGGTGGAGAAAGACCTCAATACCGTGGCGCCGGCCGACGTGGCCCGCCGCGTGCTGAGCCTGATCCAGGAACACCTCGGCTAA